From the genome of Solanum dulcamara chromosome 12, daSolDulc1.2, whole genome shotgun sequence:
CAAGAGTGGTAATTTGGTTAATTCTTGGATTGAATATTCTGGTTCTAATGGACAGCTTAATATATTTGTATCATATACTAATCTCAAGCCAAAAGAACCATTTTTATCAGTTACAATCAATCTTGCTGAGTATGTAAATGATTTCATGTTTGTGGGGTTTTCTGGTTCAACTCAAGGGAGTACTGAGATTCATAATATTGTGTGGTGGAGTTTCAGTTCATCATTTGATGCAACTCCTAACTCGGTGGCAGTGGCTGCTGAGCCGCCACCACCAACGACTAGTTTGATGAACCCAACGGCGAATTCAGTCATGTTGCCACCACCTTCTATGGCTCCATCAGAGTCTAATAGTACACCAGGTGTATTGCTAGATAAGAGTAGTAGGAAATGTCATAGCAATTTTTGTAAACAAGGTCCTGGAGCTGTTGTTGGTGTGGTAACTGCTGGTGCATTTTTTCTTGCCTTTGCTACATTGGTACTTATTTGGTTATACTCCAAAAGGTTCAAGAGAGTGAAAAATTCTGAAATTTTGGCATCTGATATCATCAAAATGCCTAAGGAGTTCAGCTATAAAGAACTTAAATTGGCCACGAAAGGTTTCAATGCGATGAGAATTATAGGCCGTGGTGCATTTGGGACTGTTTTCAAGGGTATTTTATCGGACACCGGTGGCATTGTGGCAGTCAAGAGATGTAGTCATAATGGACAAGGGAAAGCAGAGTTCTTATCTGAATTATCTATAATTGGAACCCTTAGGCATAGAAATCTTGTTAGGCTTCAAGGATGGTGTCATGAGAAAGGTGAAATTTTGTTGGTGTATGATCTTATGCCTAATGGGAGTCTTGATAAGGCATTATTTGAATCAAGAATGGTTCTTTCATGGTCACATAGGCGAAAAATCTTGATAGGCGTTGCTTCTGCCTTGGCATATTTGCATCAAGAATGCGAAAATCAGGTGATTCATAGGGACATTAAGAGTAGTAACATTATGTTGGATGAAGGGTTCAATGCAAGATTAGGAGATTTTGGATTAGCAAGACAAGTTGAGCATGACAAGTCCCCTGATGCAACGGTAGCAGCCGGGACAATGGGCTACTTGGCTCCCGAGTACTTGTTAACCGGAAGGGCAACTGAAAAAACTGATGTTTTCAGCTATGGAGCAGTGGTTCTTGAAGTGGCTAGTGGAAGGAGGCCAATTGAGAGGGAAACAACTAGAGTTGAGAAAGTTAGAGTAAATAGCAACTTGGTTGAATGGGTGTGGGGGTTACATAGAGAAGGAAATTTACTAAATGCAGCTGATTCAAGACTTTGTGGTGAGTTTGATGAACCAGAAATGAGAAGGGTTCTAATGGTTGGACTAGCTTGTTCACATCCTGACCCTATGGCTAGACCAACAATGAGAGTTGTAGTCCAAATGCTAGAGGGTGAATCTGAAATCTCTCTTGTCCCAAGAACTAGGCCTTCTATGAGTTTCAGCACATCACATCTCCTAATGAGTTTGCAAGATAGTGTTTCTGACTTGAATGGTATGATCACACTTTCCCCTTCATCATCTGAAAGTAGCTTCACTGGTGGTGACAATGGCATGGACTTGGTCTAACCAATTTCGAGTTAATGCACCCATAAGAGCCCACTAATCCCCCGCATGGGGCCACCGTCAGGGCGGAACAAGCACAATAACTACTCTGATTGGGCGTGGACCGGAAAAAAGTAGCATCAACTTTGAGttatcttttttgttttgttcaTAGATTCATTAATttaattcataatatatatatgtaccaaTAAGCTTAAGATTTTGTAATGTAATTTTCTCCTTTTGCTTTCATATACTGTAGTCATTGAGTGCAAAGTAGAGATATTTAGTgggaaagaataaatatatgaaGTCCTTTTCTTGATTTTGGTTTGGTGGATTGTCTTTGTAGTGAGATGACTAGTTTCTTTTTGAAGTTTATCTTTTAGTCAAAAGGCTACATGAGTTTTGAGTAGAGGTTTGGTAAAGTGTGTAAGTGTTGTATAGTGTGACAACCACCAAAAGAAAGGCATATTTATTGGTAGATGTTTGTACTTCTTTAATATTGGCTGCTATGGTAATAAAACAGTGAAAGAAAGGAATATTTCCTATATCCATTTCTTATAAGGTCCTTTATGAATAAAATTTTCCTTAGACCATCTCCAATTCAACAGCAAATTTTACATTAAATATTTGATGTTTTGATGGTCCAATCCAATACTAAATTTAGTATGTGAATAGTGTTAcaccaaatttattttttgaatattttaatattattttattatacaatacttttaattaaatattatataaatgatatgttttaattaaatatttaattatttttatgtaatattttaaaaaaataaatttagattaaaaagttaatttttttataaattatttttctatacttgactattttaaaattaaatttatgttaattctactataaattttaattggatataattctactataaattttaattggATATAATTACAATCAACcttcacaaaaattaaatatgaaaaaatataaattggtgAACAAATAATACAATATACTTTAGAATTA
Proteins encoded in this window:
- the LOC129877114 gene encoding L-type lectin-domain containing receptor kinase VIII.1 encodes the protein MTSNLAKFARDFLALFILLFCFCMSTFGTTDFDFENLTLSSLKLLGDAHLGNNTVRLTRDLAVPNSGAGKALYSKPVRFRQPGFDFPASFSTFFTFSVTNLNPSSIGGGLAFVLTPGDELVGDAGGYMGILDAKGTQIGTIAVEFDTLMDVEFKDINGNHVGLDLNSMISTQVGNLDSIEVDLKSGNLVNSWIEYSGSNGQLNIFVSYTNLKPKEPFLSVTINLAEYVNDFMFVGFSGSTQGSTEIHNIVWWSFSSSFDATPNSVAVAAEPPPPTTSLMNPTANSVMLPPPSMAPSESNSTPGVLLDKSSRKCHSNFCKQGPGAVVGVVTAGAFFLAFATLVLIWLYSKRFKRVKNSEILASDIIKMPKEFSYKELKLATKGFNAMRIIGRGAFGTVFKGILSDTGGIVAVKRCSHNGQGKAEFLSELSIIGTLRHRNLVRLQGWCHEKGEILLVYDLMPNGSLDKALFESRMVLSWSHRRKILIGVASALAYLHQECENQVIHRDIKSSNIMLDEGFNARLGDFGLARQVEHDKSPDATVAAGTMGYLAPEYLLTGRATEKTDVFSYGAVVLEVASGRRPIERETTRVEKVRVNSNLVEWVWGLHREGNLLNAADSRLCGEFDEPEMRRVLMVGLACSHPDPMARPTMRVVVQMLEGESEISLVPRTRPSMSFSTSHLLMSLQDSVSDLNGMITLSPSSSESSFTGGDNGMDLV